In Luteimonas viscosa, the following proteins share a genomic window:
- a CDS encoding GAF domain-containing protein, which produces MFSASSLSGDKSEQYAQLAEQARALLHGERDRVANAANLAALVYHALPRLNWAGFYFHDGVELVVGPFQGLPACVRIPLDRGVCGAAARSRQTQRVDDVHAFPGHIACDAASRSELVVPLVRDGELVGVFDLDSPDPARFDVMDQEGLETIARIYVESLP; this is translated from the coding sequence ATGTTCAGCGCCTCCAGTCTAAGCGGCGACAAGTCCGAACAGTATGCCCAGCTCGCGGAGCAGGCCCGCGCGCTGCTGCATGGCGAACGCGACAGGGTCGCCAATGCCGCCAACCTCGCCGCCCTGGTCTACCACGCGCTGCCGCGGCTGAACTGGGCGGGTTTCTACTTCCACGACGGCGTCGAACTCGTGGTCGGCCCGTTCCAGGGCCTGCCCGCCTGCGTGCGCATCCCGCTCGACCGTGGCGTGTGCGGCGCCGCCGCGCGCAGCCGGCAGACCCAGCGCGTGGACGACGTCCACGCCTTCCCCGGCCACATCGCCTGCGACGCGGCCTCGCGCTCGGAACTGGTGGTGCCGCTGGTCCGCGACGGCGAGCTGGTGGGGGTGTTCGATCTCGACAGCCCGGATCCGGCCCGTTTCGACGTTATGGATCAGGAGGGGCTGGAAACCATCGCCCGGATCTACGTCGAGTCGCTGCCATGA
- the gph gene encoding phosphoglycolate phosphatase (PGP is an essential enzyme in the glycolate salvage pathway in higher organisms (photorespiration in plants). Phosphoglycolate results from the oxidase activity of RubisCO in the Calvin cycle when concentrations of carbon dioxide are low relative to oxygen. This enzyme is a member of the Haloacid Dehalogenase (HAD) superfamily of aspartate-nucleophile hydrolase enzymes (PF00702).) has product MSAVPRAMLFDLDGTLVDSAHGIAWAVNRTLAELGHPAADETLVRTWIGEGARFLLHRALRHAGADLPDGEAFDRVFALLMRHYAASLPRQARAYPGADAALRGLRERGVAVALCTNKPQRFIDPLLEALDWRALFDGIVGGDTLPECKPSALPLLHLARALDAPVEACLMVGDSHTDAAAAHAAGMPLVLVDYGYHREFDLHGAGAVAVTGDLRMLLQMPAPGAGALAVPTGAV; this is encoded by the coding sequence ATGTCCGCAGTACCGCGCGCCATGCTGTTCGACCTGGACGGCACCCTGGTCGACAGCGCCCACGGCATCGCCTGGGCGGTGAACCGGACCCTGGCCGAACTCGGGCACCCGGCCGCGGACGAGACGCTGGTGCGCACCTGGATCGGCGAGGGCGCGCGCTTCCTGCTGCACCGCGCGCTGCGCCATGCCGGCGCCGACCTGCCCGACGGCGAGGCCTTCGATCGCGTCTTCGCCCTGCTGATGCGGCACTACGCGGCGTCGCTGCCGCGCCAGGCGCGCGCGTATCCCGGCGCGGACGCGGCGCTGCGCGGGCTGCGCGAGCGCGGGGTGGCAGTGGCGCTGTGCACCAACAAGCCCCAGCGCTTCATCGATCCGCTGCTCGAGGCGCTCGACTGGCGCGCGTTGTTCGACGGGATCGTCGGCGGCGACACGCTGCCCGAGTGCAAGCCTTCGGCGCTGCCGTTGTTGCACCTGGCGCGCGCGCTCGACGCGCCGGTCGAGGCCTGCCTGATGGTCGGCGACTCGCACACCGATGCCGCGGCGGCGCACGCCGCCGGCATGCCGCTGGTGCTGGTGGACTACGGCTATCACCGCGAGTTCGATCTGCATGGCGCGGGCGCGGTGGCGGTCACCGGCGACCTGCGCATGCTGCTGCAGATGCCGGCTCCTGGCGCAGGCGCGCTCGCGGTGCCAACCGGCGCCGTCTAG
- the dinB gene encoding DNA polymerase IV yields MRKIIHIDMDAFYASVEQRDDPSLRGRPVVVAWRGARSVVCAASYEARRYGVRSAMPAMRAERLCPDAVFVPPDFVRYKAVSRQVRAIFLEHTALVEPLSLDEAYLDVTEPRIAAASATATAQAIRARIREETRLTASAGVAPNKFIAKIASDWNKPDGLCVIRPAQVEAFLTPLPVGRIPGVGKVMQGKLERLGVRTVGDLRALPREELQSRFGSFGVALHRRARGIDDRPVEPDQPVQSISAEDTFERDLPLGELEPHIRRIAEKAWNATRRTERVGRTVVLKLKTAQFRILTRSLTPDAPPPSQDAFTAIALALLERVDLPDETRYRLVGVGLSNFRDAEDVAPQPGLFPAEAAAS; encoded by the coding sequence GTGCGCAAGATCATCCACATCGACATGGACGCGTTCTACGCGTCGGTGGAGCAGCGCGACGATCCGTCGCTGCGCGGCCGGCCCGTGGTCGTCGCCTGGCGCGGCGCGCGTTCGGTGGTCTGCGCGGCCTCCTACGAGGCACGCAGGTACGGCGTGCGTTCGGCGATGCCGGCCATGCGTGCCGAGCGGCTGTGCCCCGACGCGGTGTTCGTGCCGCCGGACTTCGTGCGCTACAAGGCGGTGTCGCGCCAGGTGCGCGCGATCTTCCTCGAGCACACCGCCCTGGTCGAGCCGCTGTCGCTGGACGAGGCCTATCTCGACGTCACCGAACCCAGGATCGCCGCAGCCAGCGCCACCGCGACCGCGCAGGCGATCCGCGCCCGGATCCGCGAGGAAACGCGGCTGACGGCGTCGGCGGGCGTGGCGCCGAACAAGTTCATCGCCAAGATCGCCTCCGACTGGAACAAGCCCGACGGCCTGTGCGTGATCAGGCCGGCGCAGGTGGAGGCGTTCCTGACGCCGCTGCCGGTCGGGCGCATTCCCGGCGTGGGCAAGGTGATGCAGGGCAAGCTCGAACGGCTCGGCGTCCGCACCGTCGGCGACCTGCGGGCGCTGCCGCGGGAGGAACTGCAGTCGCGCTTCGGCAGCTTCGGCGTGGCGCTGCACCGGCGTGCGCGCGGCATCGACGATCGCCCGGTGGAACCGGACCAGCCGGTGCAGTCGATCTCGGCCGAGGACACCTTCGAGCGCGACCTGCCACTGGGCGAACTCGAGCCGCACATCCGCCGGATCGCGGAGAAGGCCTGGAATGCGACCCGCAGGACCGAACGCGTGGGGCGCACGGTGGTGCTCAAGCTCAAGACCGCGCAGTTCCGCATCCTCACCCGCAGCCTGACGCCGGATGCGCCGCCGCCGTCTCAGGACGCTTTCACCGCCATCGCATTGGCGTTGCTCGAACGCGTCGACCTGCCGGACGAGACGCGCTACCGCCTGGTGGGCGTGGGCCTGTCCAATTTCCGCGACGCGGAGGACGTCGCGCCGCAGCCGGGTCTGTTCCCCGCGGAGGCGGCGGCGTCCTGA
- a CDS encoding TfoX/Sxy family protein — protein sequence MNAPLKLRNIGPKSAAWLRQVGLRTQEDLVAAGPVDAFMRVRRAGFKPSLNMLYALEGALQDCHWQEVPEARRAELVSAVEAATAGLPPPRGRPAAAPVTTTHHQDEAPAPSFGFLDEPGGGDHD from the coding sequence ATGAATGCTCCGCTGAAACTGCGCAACATCGGTCCCAAGTCCGCCGCCTGGCTGCGCCAGGTGGGGCTGCGCACGCAGGAGGACCTGGTGGCCGCGGGCCCGGTGGATGCGTTCATGCGGGTCCGGCGCGCCGGCTTCAAGCCCAGCCTCAACATGCTCTACGCGCTCGAGGGCGCGCTCCAGGACTGCCACTGGCAGGAAGTGCCCGAGGCCCGGCGCGCCGAGCTGGTGTCCGCAGTCGAGGCGGCGACGGCCGGCCTGCCGCCGCCGCGCGGGCGCCCTGCCGCAGCGCCGGTCACCACCACCCACCACCAGGACGAGGCGCCCGCGCCCTCGTTCGGCTTCCTCGACGAACCCGGCGGCGGCGACCACGACTGA
- a CDS encoding DUF2782 domain-containing protein → MRRLHSALLLPLLLAVGACATTPATSGVEIPADAVENVRTESNGDVITEYRVAGQLQVVHVQPPRGPGYHLHVRDGRVISTREGDDPPQTYFKLFGW, encoded by the coding sequence ATGCGCCGCCTGCACTCCGCCCTGCTGTTGCCGCTGCTGCTTGCCGTCGGCGCCTGCGCCACCACGCCGGCCACCTCCGGCGTAGAGATTCCCGCCGACGCGGTCGAAAACGTCCGCACCGAATCCAACGGCGACGTCATCACCGAATACCGCGTCGCCGGCCAGTTGCAGGTGGTGCATGTGCAGCCGCCCCGCGGACCGGGCTACCACCTGCACGTTCGCGACGGCCGCGTGATCTCGACCCGCGAGGGCGACGACCCGCCGCAGACCTATTTCAAGCTGTTCGGCTGGTAA
- a CDS encoding oxidoreductase, producing the protein MADTLNVALVGYGYVGRVFHAPLIAHTAGLRLHTIVSGDAGKVHADLPGAQVVGDPAAAFADDAIDLVVIAAPNAVHAPLAIAALQAGRHVMVDKPFTTTLEEAGRVMDAARGAGRIASVFQNRRWDADFLVLRALIDQGALGDLAELHSHFDRFRPQVPDRWRERAGPGAGLWFDLGPHLVDQALQLFGMPDTIQADIGAQRADAVVDDFFHLVLRYGRLRVVLHAGSLVAANGPRFAAHGTRGSFVKHGLDPQEAALRDGVVPGSDGWGCDPQPGILTTIADGVPVPRTFEGPCGDYRACYAAMRDAILGRGEAPVTAAQALDVMRVLEAGLASAASGRAIAPG; encoded by the coding sequence ATGGCGGACACGCTGAACGTCGCGCTGGTCGGCTACGGCTATGTCGGCCGCGTCTTCCATGCCCCGCTGATCGCCCACACGGCCGGGCTGCGGCTGCACACCATCGTGTCCGGCGACGCCGGCAAGGTGCACGCCGACCTGCCCGGGGCGCAGGTCGTCGGCGATCCGGCAGCGGCCTTCGCCGACGACGCCATCGATCTGGTCGTGATCGCCGCACCCAACGCGGTGCACGCACCGCTGGCCATCGCCGCGCTGCAGGCCGGCCGCCACGTCATGGTGGACAAGCCGTTCACCACGACACTGGAGGAAGCCGGGCGCGTGATGGATGCCGCGCGCGGCGCCGGCCGTATCGCCAGCGTGTTCCAGAACCGGCGCTGGGACGCGGACTTCCTGGTGTTGCGGGCGCTGATCGACCAGGGCGCGCTGGGAGACCTGGCCGAACTGCACTCGCATTTCGACCGTTTCCGGCCGCAGGTGCCAGACCGCTGGCGCGAGCGCGCGGGCCCGGGCGCGGGCCTGTGGTTCGACCTGGGGCCGCACCTGGTCGACCAGGCGCTGCAGCTGTTCGGCATGCCGGACACGATCCAGGCCGACATCGGCGCGCAGCGCGCGGATGCGGTGGTCGACGACTTCTTCCATTTGGTGCTGCGCTACGGGCGCCTGCGGGTGGTCCTGCACGCAGGCTCGCTGGTGGCGGCGAACGGACCGCGCTTCGCCGCGCACGGCACGCGCGGCAGCTTCGTCAAGCACGGACTCGACCCGCAGGAGGCGGCGCTGCGCGATGGCGTCGTCCCGGGATCCGATGGCTGGGGATGCGATCCCCAACCCGGCATCCTGACCACGATCGCCGATGGCGTGCCGGTGCCACGCACGTTCGAAGGACCTTGCGGCGACTACCGCGCCTGCTACGCGGCGATGCGCGATGCGATCCTCGGGCGCGGGGAAGCGCCCGTCACCGCCGCCCAGGCGCTGGATGTAATGCGCGTGCTCGAAGCCGGCCTGGCCAGCGCCGCCAGCGGGCGCGCGATCGCGCCCGGCTGA
- the polA gene encoding DNA polymerase I, whose translation MPRLVLIDGSSYLFRAFHALPPLTNADGEPTGALFGVVNMLRATLKEAPDYATFVVDASGPTFRNELYPAYKANRPPMPDELRAQVEPMCRIVEALGFTILRVPGVEADDVIGTLALQGAADGIDITISTGDKDFAQLVRVPASGSGRVELVNTMTGSRMDSDEAVMAKFGVRAAQIVDMLALMGDSVDNIPGVPKCGPKTAAKWLAEYGTLDGVIANAGAIKGKIGENLREALPQLPLSRQLATIRTDVALEVAPTGLHLRPRDVDSLRELYARYGFNQALKELDGNGVAGVVEKEPGTARGSGRYTAPVVQDEAPPDPALSAPGEYEAILTRSQLDEWLAKLRAAGEFALDTETDSLDPMRANLVGLSIAVETGRAAYLPLAHDYPGAPAQLDRAAVLAALRPLLEDPAVRKLGQHGKYDLHVLRRHGIDVLGYADDTMLESFVLNSGQRHDMDSLAQRLLGYETIRYEAVAGKGSKQIPFSHVAIDDATRYAAEDADITLRLHRVLAPKLAAEPALERVYRGIEMPLVPVLERIEANGVMVDAEELRRQTADLSRRMLAAQQKATELAGRTFNLDSPKQLCALLFEELKLPALVKTPKGQPSTNEEALEAIADQHELPRVILHYRGLAKLRSTYTEKLPEMVNPHTGRVHTSYHQAGAATGRLASSDPNLQNIPIRTEDGRRIRKAFVAPEGRRLVACDYSQIELRIMAHLSEDDGLLRAFAAGADIHRATAAEVFGRTLEEVTSNERRAAKAINFGLMYGMSAFGLARNLGIGRGEAQDYIATYFSRYPGVRDYMERTRQQAREQGFVETVFGRRLYLDFIHKGNQAQRAGAERAAINAPMQGTAADIIKRAMVDIDGWLAGQGGAALMILQVHDELVFEVDAGFVDTLLREVPARMAAAAELRVPLVVDSGTGMNWDEAH comes from the coding sequence ATGCCAAGACTCGTGCTGATCGACGGTTCCTCGTACCTGTTCCGCGCGTTCCACGCGCTGCCGCCGCTGACCAACGCCGACGGCGAGCCGACCGGCGCGCTGTTCGGCGTGGTCAACATGCTGCGCGCGACGCTGAAGGAAGCGCCGGACTACGCCACCTTCGTCGTCGACGCCAGCGGACCTACCTTCCGCAACGAGCTCTACCCGGCCTACAAGGCCAACCGACCGCCGATGCCGGACGAATTGCGCGCGCAGGTCGAGCCGATGTGCCGGATCGTCGAGGCGCTGGGCTTCACCATCCTGCGCGTGCCGGGCGTGGAGGCCGACGACGTGATCGGGACCCTCGCGCTGCAGGGCGCCGCGGACGGCATCGACATCACCATCTCCACCGGCGACAAGGACTTCGCGCAGCTGGTGCGGGTGCCGGCTTCCGGCAGCGGGCGCGTGGAGCTGGTCAACACCATGACCGGCAGCCGCATGGACAGCGACGAGGCGGTGATGGCGAAGTTCGGCGTGCGCGCCGCGCAGATCGTCGACATGCTGGCGCTGATGGGCGACAGCGTCGACAACATCCCCGGCGTGCCCAAGTGCGGGCCCAAGACCGCGGCCAAGTGGCTGGCCGAATACGGCACGCTCGACGGCGTGATCGCCAATGCCGGCGCGATCAAGGGCAAGATCGGCGAGAACCTGCGCGAGGCCCTGCCGCAACTGCCGCTGAGCCGGCAACTGGCGACGATCCGGACCGACGTCGCGCTCGAGGTCGCGCCCACCGGGCTGCACCTGCGTCCGCGCGACGTCGATTCGCTGCGCGAGCTCTATGCCCGCTACGGATTCAACCAGGCCCTGAAGGAGCTCGACGGCAACGGCGTCGCCGGCGTCGTGGAAAAGGAGCCGGGCACGGCGCGCGGCAGTGGCCGCTATACCGCGCCGGTGGTGCAGGACGAGGCGCCTCCGGACCCCGCGCTCTCCGCGCCGGGCGAGTACGAGGCGATCCTCACGCGGTCGCAGCTGGACGAGTGGCTGGCGAAACTGCGCGCGGCGGGCGAGTTCGCGCTCGACACCGAGACCGACTCGCTCGACCCGATGCGCGCCAACCTCGTCGGCCTCAGCATCGCGGTGGAGACGGGACGCGCGGCCTACCTGCCACTCGCGCACGATTATCCCGGTGCGCCGGCGCAGCTCGACCGCGCCGCCGTGCTCGCCGCGTTGCGGCCCCTGCTCGAGGATCCGGCCGTGCGCAAGCTCGGCCAGCACGGCAAGTACGACCTGCACGTGCTGCGCCGCCACGGGATCGACGTGCTTGGTTACGCCGACGACACCATGCTCGAGAGCTTCGTGCTCAACTCCGGGCAGCGCCACGACATGGATTCGCTGGCGCAACGGCTGCTCGGCTACGAGACGATCCGGTACGAAGCGGTGGCCGGCAAGGGCAGCAAGCAGATCCCGTTCTCGCACGTCGCCATCGACGACGCCACGCGTTATGCGGCCGAGGATGCCGACATCACCCTGCGCCTGCACCGCGTGCTGGCGCCGAAGCTCGCCGCCGAGCCCGCGCTCGAGCGCGTCTACCGCGGGATCGAGATGCCGCTGGTGCCGGTGCTGGAACGGATCGAGGCCAATGGCGTCATGGTCGATGCCGAGGAACTGCGCCGCCAGACCGCCGACCTGTCGCGACGCATGCTCGCCGCGCAGCAGAAGGCGACCGAACTGGCCGGGCGCACGTTCAACCTGGATTCGCCGAAGCAGCTGTGCGCGCTGCTGTTCGAGGAACTGAAGCTGCCGGCGCTGGTGAAGACGCCCAAGGGCCAGCCCAGCACCAACGAGGAAGCGCTGGAAGCGATCGCCGACCAGCACGAGTTGCCGCGCGTCATCCTCCACTACCGCGGCCTGGCCAAGCTGCGCAGCACCTATACCGAGAAGCTGCCGGAGATGGTCAACCCGCACACCGGCCGCGTGCACACCAGCTACCACCAGGCGGGTGCGGCGACGGGGCGACTGGCGTCGAGCGATCCCAACCTGCAGAACATCCCGATCCGCACCGAGGACGGCCGCCGCATCCGCAAGGCCTTCGTCGCGCCGGAAGGAAGGCGTCTGGTCGCCTGCGACTACTCGCAGATCGAGCTGCGGATCATGGCCCACCTCTCCGAGGACGACGGCCTGCTGCGCGCCTTCGCCGCCGGCGCCGACATCCACCGCGCCACCGCGGCGGAAGTGTTCGGCCGCACGCTGGAAGAGGTGACCTCCAACGAACGTCGCGCCGCCAAGGCGATCAACTTCGGCCTGATGTACGGCATGAGCGCGTTCGGGCTGGCGCGCAACCTCGGCATCGGCCGCGGCGAGGCCCAGGACTACATCGCCACCTACTTCTCCCGCTACCCGGGCGTGCGCGACTACATGGAGCGCACCCGGCAGCAGGCGCGCGAGCAGGGCTTCGTCGAAACGGTGTTCGGGCGGCGGTTGTACCTGGACTTCATCCACAAGGGCAACCAGGCCCAGCGCGCAGGCGCCGAGCGCGCCGCGATCAATGCGCCGATGCAGGGCACCGCGGCCGACATCATCAAGCGCGCGATGGTGGACATCGACGGCTGGCTCGCCGGGCAGGGGGGCGCGGCGCTGATGATCCTGCAGGTGCACGACGAGCTGGTGTTCGAGGTCGACGCCGGCTTCGTCGACACCCTGCTGCGCGAGGTGCCGGCGCGAATGGCGGCAGCCGCAGAACTGCGTGTTCCGCTGGTGGTGGATTCCGGCACGGGCATGAACTGGGACGAGGCGCATTGA
- a CDS encoding universal stress protein has translation MYTHLLIATDGSELAAKGVEAGLTLAAALGARATLVTVSERWQDPLPGDPSGLALSFELREEQRKAQAAGAERIIAEVRAQAERAGVALEGVYVPERMPDEAILETAQQRGADLIVMASHGHRGLRKLLLGSQTQAVVSRSAVPVLVVR, from the coding sequence ATGTACACGCATCTGCTGATCGCGACCGATGGCTCCGAACTCGCCGCGAAGGGCGTCGAGGCAGGACTCACGCTGGCCGCGGCGCTGGGCGCCCGGGCGACCCTGGTGACGGTGTCGGAGCGCTGGCAGGATCCGCTGCCGGGCGATCCGTCGGGGCTGGCGCTGTCGTTCGAACTGCGCGAGGAGCAGCGCAAGGCGCAGGCGGCCGGGGCCGAGCGGATCATCGCCGAGGTGCGGGCGCAGGCGGAGCGGGCAGGGGTGGCGCTGGAAGGGGTGTACGTGCCCGAACGCATGCCGGACGAGGCCATCCTGGAAACGGCGCAGCAGCGCGGCGCGGACCTGATCGTGATGGCCTCGCACGGCCACCGGGGGCTGCGCAAGCTGCTCCTTGGCAGCCAGACCCAGGCGGTGGTCAGCCGCAGCGCGGTGCCGGTGCTGGTGGTGCGCTGA
- a CDS encoding TonB-dependent receptor domain-containing protein, producing the protein MHRSLPAAIAAALLLSASTLSGAARADAAATDLDTVLVTATRSELRLADSLVPAQVIERTEIERSQARDLIELLRGRAGIDVGNTGGRGKLSSLFLRGTESDHVLVLVDGVKMNSATAGMAAIQDLPLAQIERIEIIRGPRSSLYGSEAIGGVIQVFTRGSQAQGFSPYASVGGGSHDAREASAGFDHRGERGWIGAHGAYDSTEGFNACRGSGALFQGCFTDEPDDDGYRNTSITLRGGYRFGEALVLDGQFLQADAENEFDGSWTNRSRIRQQVTGARLRHAPGDGRLALSLALARNVDRSDDFLDALPRSDFQTRRDSASVQADVQLAADHLLSLGIDHGNDRVDSATAYAVDERDNTGVFLAYGGQAGAQRFQASVRHDDNEQFGSHVTGALGWGTAFDNGLRLTGSLGTGFKAPTFNDLYYPGSESPDLRPEESTSLNLGLSRIAQGHHWSFDVYESRIDDLIVFVYPPPDYRGVGSNVDQARIRGAEFAFGTTLAGIDVSLQLSHTDPRDRSGGANDGNLLARRARTTGRLDLDRDFGPLRAGITVQGAGSRYDDPANTVRLGGHATTDLRLEYALHRDWTLLARASNVFDRQYETVAWYYQPGREYHVALRWRPAR; encoded by the coding sequence ATGCACCGTTCCCTGCCCGCGGCCATCGCCGCCGCCCTGCTCCTGTCCGCCTCCACCCTGTCCGGGGCGGCGCGCGCCGATGCCGCCGCCACCGACCTCGATACCGTGCTGGTTACCGCCACCCGCAGCGAGCTGCGCCTGGCCGACAGCCTGGTCCCGGCCCAGGTCATCGAACGTACCGAGATCGAGCGCAGCCAGGCGCGCGACCTGATCGAACTGCTGCGCGGGCGCGCCGGCATCGACGTCGGCAACACCGGCGGCCGCGGCAAGCTCAGCAGTCTGTTCCTGCGCGGCACCGAATCCGACCACGTGCTGGTGCTGGTGGACGGGGTCAAGATGAACTCCGCCACCGCCGGCATGGCGGCGATCCAGGACCTGCCGCTGGCGCAGATCGAACGGATCGAGATCATCCGCGGGCCGCGTTCGAGCCTGTATGGCTCCGAGGCGATCGGCGGCGTGATCCAGGTATTCACCCGCGGCAGCCAGGCGCAGGGGTTCTCGCCCTACGCGAGCGTCGGCGGCGGCAGCCATGACGCGCGCGAGGCCAGCGCCGGCTTCGACCACCGCGGCGAGCGCGGCTGGATCGGCGCGCACGGCGCTTACGACAGCACCGAGGGCTTCAACGCCTGCCGCGGCTCCGGCGCGCTGTTCCAGGGCTGCTTCACCGACGAGCCGGACGACGACGGCTACCGCAACACCTCGATCACCCTGCGCGGCGGCTACCGTTTCGGCGAGGCGCTGGTGCTGGACGGCCAGTTCCTGCAGGCCGATGCCGAGAACGAGTTCGACGGCTCGTGGACCAACCGCTCGCGCATCCGCCAGCAGGTCACCGGCGCGCGGCTGCGGCACGCGCCCGGGGACGGGCGGCTCGCGCTGAGCCTCGCGCTGGCACGCAACGTCGACCGCTCCGACGACTTCCTCGACGCGCTGCCGCGCAGCGACTTCCAGACCCGTCGCGACAGCGCCTCGGTGCAGGCCGACGTGCAGCTGGCCGCCGACCACCTGCTCAGCCTCGGCATCGACCACGGCAACGACCGCGTGGACAGCGCCACCGCCTACGCCGTCGACGAGCGCGACAACACCGGCGTGTTCCTCGCCTATGGCGGGCAGGCGGGCGCCCAGCGCTTCCAGGCCAGCGTGCGCCACGACGACAACGAGCAGTTCGGCAGCCACGTCACCGGCGCGCTGGGCTGGGGCACGGCATTCGACAACGGCCTGCGCCTGACCGGCTCGCTCGGCACCGGCTTCAAGGCCCCGACCTTCAACGACCTGTACTACCCCGGCTCCGAAAGCCCCGACCTGCGGCCGGAGGAATCGACCAGCCTCAACCTCGGCCTGTCGCGCATCGCGCAGGGCCACCACTGGTCGTTCGACGTCTACGAGAGCCGGATCGACGACCTGATCGTGTTCGTCTACCCGCCGCCGGACTACCGCGGCGTGGGCAGCAACGTCGACCAGGCGCGCATCCGCGGCGCCGAGTTCGCCTTCGGCACCACCCTGGCCGGGATCGACGTCTCGCTGCAACTCAGCCACACCGATCCGCGCGACCGCAGCGGCGGCGCCAACGACGGCAACCTGCTGGCGCGACGCGCGCGCACGACGGGCCGGCTCGACCTCGACCGCGACTTCGGCCCGCTGCGCGCCGGCATCACCGTGCAGGGCGCGGGCAGCCGCTACGACGACCCCGCCAACACCGTGCGCCTGGGCGGCCACGCCACCACCGACCTGCGCCTGGAATACGCGCTGCACCGCGACTGGACCCTGCTCGCGCGCGCCAGCAACGTGTTCGACCGCCAGTACGAGACGGTGGCCTGGTACTACCAGCCGGGGCGCGAATACCACGTGGCGCTGCGCTGGCGTCCGGCGCGCTGA
- the gnd gene encoding phosphogluconate dehydrogenase (NAD(+)-dependent, decarboxylating) produces MQVGMIGLGRMGANMAQRLQQGGHEAIGFDPVPEARARLAAEGLGSVDTLEALAGALEAPRVLWMMVPAGAPVDATIAALQPLLSPGDILVDGGNSFYKDSQRRADALQQQGIVYLDVGTSGGVWGLAEGYSLMVGGDAAASARLSPLFEALAPAPDRGWGHVGPSGAGHFAKMIHNGIEYGMMQAYAEGFAILQRRADLVPDIAGLAELWRHGSVVRSWLLDLTAQALAGNPGLDGIAPYVPDSGEGRWTVAEAIELDVAAPVITQSLIERLRSRDGEAFADKLLSAMRDAFGGHGVKSTRPAAGP; encoded by the coding sequence ATGCAGGTGGGCATGATCGGGTTGGGCCGCATGGGCGCGAACATGGCGCAGCGGCTGCAGCAGGGTGGACACGAGGCGATCGGTTTCGATCCGGTGCCGGAAGCGCGCGCGCGGCTGGCGGCGGAAGGTCTCGGCTCCGTCGACACGCTGGAGGCACTCGCGGGTGCGCTCGAGGCACCGCGCGTGCTGTGGATGATGGTGCCTGCGGGCGCACCGGTGGACGCCACGATCGCAGCCCTGCAGCCGCTGCTGTCGCCCGGCGACATCCTGGTCGACGGCGGCAACTCGTTCTACAAGGACAGCCAGCGACGCGCGGACGCGCTGCAGCAGCAGGGCATCGTGTACCTCGACGTCGGCACCAGTGGCGGCGTCTGGGGCCTGGCCGAGGGATACAGCCTGATGGTCGGTGGCGATGCCGCGGCTTCGGCCCGCCTGTCGCCGCTGTTCGAGGCGCTCGCGCCGGCGCCGGACCGCGGCTGGGGTCACGTCGGTCCCAGCGGCGCGGGCCATTTCGCGAAGATGATCCACAACGGCATCGAGTACGGAATGATGCAGGCCTACGCCGAGGGCTTCGCGATCCTGCAGCGCCGCGCCGACCTGGTGCCCGACATCGCCGGCCTGGCCGAACTCTGGCGCCACGGCAGCGTGGTGCGTTCGTGGCTGCTCGATCTCACCGCGCAGGCGCTGGCAGGCAACCCGGGGCTCGACGGCATCGCGCCCTACGTCCCGGATTCCGGCGAGGGACGCTGGACGGTGGCCGAGGCGATCGAACTCGACGTCGCAGCGCCGGTGATCACCCAGTCGCTGATCGAACGCCTGCGCTCGCGCGATGGCGAGGCGTTCGCCGACAAGCTGCTGTCGGCGATGCGCGACGCCTTCGGCGGCCACGGCGTGAAGTCCACCCGGCCCGCAGCGGGGCCGTGA